A single genomic interval of Mucilaginibacter robiniae harbors:
- the aroQ gene encoding type II 3-dehydroquinate dehydratase: MKIHIINGPNLNLLGVREKSIYGDADFITYFNTLQQRYTSHSLTYFQSNKEGELIDKLHEVGFNSDGIILNAGAYTHTSIAIADAIAAISTPVIEVHISNVYKREAFRHKSMLAASCKGVIAGFGLDSYRLALENFLNQ, from the coding sequence ATGAAAATCCATATCATTAACGGCCCAAATTTAAACTTACTAGGTGTAAGAGAGAAATCTATTTATGGTGATGCTGATTTTATAACTTACTTTAACACTTTGCAACAACGTTATACCAGCCATAGCCTAACCTACTTTCAAAGTAATAAGGAAGGTGAACTGATTGATAAGCTGCATGAGGTAGGTTTTAATTCAGACGGTATCATCCTGAATGCTGGGGCCTACACCCATACTTCTATCGCTATTGCTGATGCTATTGCAGCCATTAGCACGCCGGTAATTGAGGTTCACATTTCTAACGTTTACAAGCGTGAAGCTTTTCGGCACAAATCAATGCTGGCAGCAAGTTGTAAAGGTGTTATAGCAGGCTTTGGATTAGATTCTTACCGCTTAGCATTAGAAAACTTTTTAAACCAATAA